One window of Apteryx mantelli isolate bAptMan1 chromosome 8, bAptMan1.hap1, whole genome shotgun sequence genomic DNA carries:
- the LOC106500093 gene encoding quinone oxidoreductase-like protein 2 — MAAAAAARRVGVLGRACGRGGARGYRAALCAELAKPLLVRDVPSPPLQPHQVRVGVHYCGLNFADILACRGLYQEKHTLPFTPGMEFSGTVVEIGENVSAVKEGCRVIGVTGTTAMAEECVIDQKRLWRIPEGVSDEDAAALPVTYGTATLVLDRRARVQPGETVLVTAGAGATGLAVIDLAVNIFKAKVIAAAGSDAKCELALKSGVSHSVNYSRSSLRDEVKRLTDGRGADVAVEAVGGDIFKAALQSLAWEGRIVVMGFAGGKIPSIPANLLLLKNVSAMGVYWSRYQKENFPVFSSAISSALQYRQEGKIHPNIGAVFKLEEANEAFNHVLQRKSTGKVIISMK, encoded by the exons atggctgcggcggcggcggcgcggcg GGTCGGCGTCCTGGGACGAGCCTGCGGGAGAGGCGGCGCGCGGGGCTACCGCGCGGCCCTGTGCGCCGAGCTGGCGAAGCCCCTGCTCGTGCGGGACGTGCCctcgcctcctctgcagccccacCAG GTCCGAGTGGGTGTTCATTACTGTGGGTTAAATTTTGCGGATATCTTGGCCTGCCGGGGTTTGTATCAGGAAAAACATACTCTTCCGTTCACTCCCG GAATGGAGTTTTCGGGGACGGTGGTGGAGATTGGAGAAAATGTGAGCGCCGTGAAGGAG GGATGCCGAGTAATTGGTGTGACTGGCACTACCGCTATGGCAGAGGAGTGTGTCATTGATCAGAAG AGGCTGTGGCGGATCCCTGAAGGTGTGTCCGACGAGGACGCCGCGGCGCTGCCTGTCACTTACGGCACGGCCACGCTGGTTCTCGACCGCAGGGCACGCGTTCAGCCGGG GGAAACCGTTCTGGTGACGGCAGGAGCGGGGGCCACAGGGCTTGCAGTTATTGATCTGGCTGTCAATATTTTCAAGGCAAAG GTGATAGCGGCGGCTGGAAGCGATGCCAAATGTGAGCTGGCTCTGAAGAGCGGCGTGAGCCACAGCGTGAACTACAGCCGGAGCAGTCTGCGGGACGAAGTGAAGCGGCTCACGGATGGCAGAGGGGCCGACGTGGCTGTTGAAGCTGTTGGTGGGGACATCTTCAAGGCAGCTCTGCAAAG TTTGGCTTGGGAGGGCAGGATTGTGGTGATGGGTTTTGCTGGAGGAAAAATCCCGTCGATTCCTGCCAACTTGCTGCTTCTGAAGAACGTGTCTGCCATGGGAGTGTATTGGAGTCGGTACCAGAAAGAgaatttccctgttttctccTCTGCTATCTCCTCTGCTCTTCAGTATCGCCAGGAGGGAAAGATCCATCCTAACATTGGAGCAGTCTTCAAACTGGAAGAG GCAAATGAAGCTTTTAACCACGTGCTCCAGCGCAAGTCCACAGGAAAGGTCATCATCTCCATGAAGTAA